One uncultured Carboxylicivirga sp. genomic window, CTGATTTACAAAACCGGTAGATACCACTTTACCTTCCGAAACTAAATCCCATTGCAAATAAAAGTTAGATAAATCTCGGAAGAAATATTCATTGCTAACTTCAATCTTTCCGGCTTTAATATCTACATCTTTTGTCCAGATTGACTGATAAAAATAACCTACCTCGTAAAAATGTGGATTGGGAACACGATCCGGACTAATCAAACCATTATTCAAAAAGTTATTATCACTTCCATCATAGGCATTAAAGTCACCCCCATAAGCATATATTTCCTGACCATCTTTATTTGTCCATCTAATAGACTGATCAACAAAATCCCAGATAAAACCACCCTGATATAATGGATATTTACGAATCAAATCCCAGTATTCTTTGAATCCACCCATTGAGTTACCCATGGCGTGTGCATATTCGCACTGGATAAGAGGCTTGGTCTGTTCTTTCTGACAATATTCTTCACTTCGCTTATAGTCAAGATACATCGGACAGTAAGTATCGGTAAACTCATTGCCATGTCCTTGCTCGTACTGTACTGGACGAGAGGTATCATATCCTTTAATCCATTTGTAGCAAGCCTCAAAATTTGGTCCGAAACCGGCCTCGTTACCCAACGACCAGATGATTACCGCCGGATGATTGTAATTGCGTTGAACATTGCGTTGATTTCTCTCCAGATGAGCTTTATCGAATAATGGATTTTTAGCTAAAGTCTGATCACCATAACCCATACCATGTGATTCAACATTGGCTTCGGCAACCATATAAATACCATACTCATCACATAGGCTATACCACAATTCATCATCAGGATAATGGCAGGTACGAACAGCATTCACATTGAACTTTTTCATCAACTGAATATCTTCGATCATGCGTTCTTTCGAAACTACATATCCTCCATCTGGATCCAGCTCATGACGATTCACCCCTTTTATCAATATTGGTTGACCATTTACAAGAAGTTGTGCATTTTTCATCTCCACTTTTCTGAAGCCCACTTTTAAAGGAATCACCTCCTGAACAGTATTTCCTTTTTTAAGCGTTGCTGTTAATGTATACAAATAAGGCAGCTCAGCCGACCACTTATTAGCATCTGCAACTTCTATTGAAGCTGTCTTGTTGCCTGATCCACTTACGCTTTTCTTTGCAACTACATCACCTTTTTTATCTGTTAAAACAAGATCAACTGAAGCACCACCAAAAATATCCAGAGATACATCCAGCTTTCCATCGGAGTAATTATTGATCAAATCAGGAGTCACATGAATGTCCTTGATGTAAGTTTTTTCGCGTGCATACAAATAACAGTCGCGCCCAACGCCAGAGAAACGCCAAAAATCCTGATCTTCAAGATAGCTTCCATCACACCAGCGAAATACCTGAAAAGCGATCAGATTTTTACCTGGCTTTAAATATTTTGTTAGATCAAACTCAGCAGCCAATTTACTATCCTCACTGTATCCTACATATTTACCATTAACATACAATGATATGTTAGATGTTACCGAACCAAAATGAGCTATAATATTTTTGCCGGTCCATCCTTTCGGCAATTCAATTTCTTTACGGTATGTACCTACATGATTATTTTCTTCCGGCACTGTTGGTGGATTATTCGCATACTGATTACGCCAAGGATAACCCGCATTTACATATATTGGATCACCATAACCATTCAATTCCCAGTTACCAGGCACAGGCATTGTACCCCAGCTTTTATCATCATATGTTGTTTTAAAGAAGTCAACCGGACGTAACCAGGCATCTTTTACCCAATTAAATTTCCAAATGCCATTTAAGCTCATAAAATTGGCAGACATTTCCTTTATGCCTGCATTGGCAGTCTCATCCGACTCATATGCAAAATATGAAGCATGCATAGGTAGACGATTCACCTCATTAACTTTCGGATTTTGCCACAATTCTTTTTGAGCAAATCCAGAAAAGTTCATACAGGCTAAAACAACCAGCATTAATCCTTTTTTCATCTTTTTAGTATTAAGGTTCATTCTTTTTTCATAATTATTTAACTGCATTAACCCCTTCTGTGGTCATCACAATCCTCTTAATGGTACCGTCCTCATTATAATAAAGCTTGTCGACACATACCGAACGGCTATAACTACTACCATCCGTTTGAATTCCTCCATTGTGATAGATAAAATACCATTCACCTTTGAATTCCACTATTGATTGATGATTCGTATTACTGTTACCGGCTATTTCATTTAATATTCCCTTGTATTCATATGGACCTTCAATATTATCGGCCATAGCATAGGCTATTTTTTCAGGAAATCCGGTAGCATAGCTTAAGTAGTACTTGCCATTGTATTTATGTACCCAAGGAGCTTCGGTAAATTCCAATCCTTCAAAATCAATTTTCTTAACGGGTCCATCCAGTTCAATCATATTATCCTTAAGTTTGGCGTAATAGCAAACGCCATTACCCCAGAATAACCAAGCCTGGCCATCATCATCGATAAAAGCAGCTGGATCAATGCATGTCCAGGAGTGAGTTGAAGCAAAACAATCAGAACGCTTTACCAGTTGAGTGCCCAACACATCTTTATAAGGTCCTTCAAGACGATCAGCAACTGCCACCCCAATCCCTGATGTGTTTGTACTTATATACCAGTAATATTTTCCGTCTTTTTTAACTGTATGAGCAGCATATGCCTGACCTCTTTCATCCCATGAAAAGTCTTTTGCTCTTAACGGTGTAGGATATTCTGTCCAGTTCTTTAAATCGGTTGTGGAAAAAACACACCAATCTTTCAGGTTATAGCCTTTTTGTCCACCTTGAAAATCATGACCTGTAAACAACCAAAGGGTATCGCCCAAAACTAAGGCAGCCGGATCTGCAGTATATTTATGTGTAAAAATTGGATTCCCACTTGTAGCAAAGTGATAGATACTATCTAACTCATCTTGCGCATTAACAGCCGATATTGCACAAAATGCAAATGCCGATAAAAGTACTTTATTCCAAATTGTCATTAGTAAATTATTTAGTTAGTTATTTCCTGTTTATTACCCCACTTTTCATTTAACCGGTATAATTCCTTCTTTGTAATTCCAATTACAGAACCGTGCCGCGGGAAAAAATTCTTAGTAAAAGACTCTGGTTCAGTAGTAAATTTATATAAATCCGTACTTCTCTGAAATTCATATTTTCCACTACTATATAAATCATACATTAATATATACTCATCTGAATTATTGTATTTAAAAACAGATGAACCTTCAACTACAATTGAACTATCAGCATAAGCATCCAGATAAGTGAAGTCTTCAGCCCATGGACCCTTTAAAGATTTACTGGTAGCCTGCCGAATTCCATTCTTAAATTCAATACCTCTTTCGTCTTTTGTATTGCCTTTAAAAAACATATGATACATGCCATCTTTGTATATGATATCTCCATCAATGGCACCATATTTCGGACTAAACATTAGGCTTGGTTCGTTTTCAAATCCTGAAAAATCATCATTTGCATACGCACAATAAAAATCCAGATTCAGATCATCATTAAATCGTACGGTAAAGTAGATTAGATATTTTCCCTTTTCTGAATCGAAAATTGTTTGCGGTGCCCAAACCCATTTTACATTCCCGAATTTTTCAGGATATGACTCTTTTAAATCAATGAATGAATGTTCCCAATCTGTCAGATTTTTTGAATGAAGTAAAACTATTCCCGGATTATGATCCCAACCATTTTTAAAAGTAAACATATCTGTGGCTACCACATAGAAGGATTTACCATCGTCGCCTCTTAAAATATGAGGATCTCGTATCCCTCCGGTCAAAGAAATTTCAGCAGAAGAAAGTATTGGTTTATTTTCATTAAGCGCAATCCAGTCTATTGCATCATTACTGATTGCAAACCTCAATTGTTCTCTTTCCTTAGGTTCACCGGTTCCTTCGAAATATGCAAATAGATATGCTTCGTATCTGTTTTCATCAACTGCTATTGAACAACTATTAATTAGAAGCACGATGAGAATAAATAACAAAAAAGTATGCGTTTTCATCATTAGTATACTGATTTACATCTTTACAAAGATGGTAAACATATGAATGTTGGTCTTTAAATTTTTTAACTTTAAATACCACTTTTTTTAAAGTTACTACTAAAATGCAGATGACATTCACTAAAATTAATCTGTCCATCTAAATTGACGAATTATCCATGTTTCAAATCCAGTCTTTACTATTTATAATTCCCTTAAGTGATATCTTCTCTTTAATTCATTATTTTTTTGCAATCATTAAAAACATATATAGTTTTACAACTCTTTGAATAAAGACTGAAATTAAGATGTATCGCCTGGATACATTATTCAATTTTTAACATTTTGAACATTCAAAGTATACATTTAATACACCTCAATACTATTCACAACCCTTTACTTTACAGCCAAAACACAAGTACTATCAATTAACCTAACGGTTTATGCACAAAACACATGTGTATAATTTTGTTAATTTTTAATTAAATAATACAAAGAAAGGATAAAATAGTATTAGTCCATTATTGGATGATGCCGTACTTTTGTTTTTACTAAGTGTACTATAAACACTGTGGTTTATTAACAATGTTATTTGTCGTATTTTATGTTTGATTTACAGTCTTTTAAAATATTTCTAACAAAATGTACATCATACAAATAGTATAATTTTTTAATGTATAATCTTAAAATGAAGTAAAAAAAAGAAAATCTTAAAACTTCCTTAAATAACTTAAGTTTAAGTATATGAAAAAAAGAGTCTTATTTCTAATTATTGGCCTGTGTATGGGTATAGCCTCATATGCACAGGTAAGTGTAACCGGTAAAGTAACGGATACACAAGGTGCTCCAATTCCGGGAGCAACAGTATCTGAGAAAGGTACCAGTAATGGAATAATTACCGATATTGATGGTAATTACTCCTTAACTGTATCAGGCAACGAATCTGTAGTAGTGTTTTCTTTTATTGGAATGAAAACACAGGAAATTGTTGTTGGTAGCCAAACTACTTTAAACATTGTTCTTCAGGAAGAATTAACTGACCTGGATGAAGTTGTTGTTATTGGTTATGGTGTTCAGAAGAAAAAGCTGACAACAGGTGCCAACCTTTCTGTTGATGGTGAAGATCTACAAAAAATGAACACAGTGTCTGCATTAGGAGCTATGCAAAGTCAGGCACCTGGTGTTAACATCACGCAAAGTTCGGGTATGCCGGGTGAAGGATTTAAAGTTAACATTCGTGGTTTAGGTACCACAGGTAATGCTTCTCCTTTATATGTTATTGATGGCGTTGCCGGAGGTGACATCAACAGCTTAAACCCAGCTGACATCGAATCAGTTGATGTATTAAAAGATGCTGCTTCTGCTGCCATTTATGGAGCACGTGCTGCTAATGGTGTTATTCTTGTTTCTACCAAAAAAGGTAAAAAAGGTAAAGTCTTGGTTTCGTATGATGGATATTATGGTGTTCAGAATGCTGTTAAACTGCCAAGTTTATTAAATGCAAGCGAATACATGACCATTATCGATGAAATTACCTTTAATGAAGAGGCTGCTGCTTACCAGTGGGAAAATATGTCTGGTATTTATGAAAATATCCAGAATGGTTGGGAAGGAACAAACTGGTTAAAGGAAATTTATAATGATAATGCTGCTACTCAAAACCATGCAATCAACCTTAGTGGTGGTACTGATATGTCAACCTATTCTATGGGATTTTCATACACCAGTCAGGAAGGTATCTTCGGTTCACCCGTAGAACCAAACTTTGAAAGATACACTGTACGACTTAACTCCGATCATGTATTATACAATAATGGTTCATTTGATGTATTTAAGGTTGGTCAAACCCTTAACTACAACTACAATGAGAAAAAAGGTATTGGTATTGGTAATATCTATTGGAATGATATACACAATATGTTGGTAGCAAATCCATTAATGCCTGTTTACGGAAGTGATGGAGATTATTACAACACTGACGATGCCATTGCTGATAACATGACCAATGTATTTCAGGCATTTGGAAGTAACCCTGTGGCAGATATGATCTATAACAGAGGTAATAATCTTTCTAAAAATTATTCATTAAATACCAGCGCT contains:
- a CDS encoding glycoside hydrolase family 2 TIM barrel-domain containing protein, with the protein product MKKGLMLVVLACMNFSGFAQKELWQNPKVNEVNRLPMHASYFAYESDETANAGIKEMSANFMSLNGIWKFNWVKDAWLRPVDFFKTTYDDKSWGTMPVPGNWELNGYGDPIYVNAGYPWRNQYANNPPTVPEENNHVGTYRKEIELPKGWTGKNIIAHFGSVTSNISLYVNGKYVGYSEDSKLAAEFDLTKYLKPGKNLIAFQVFRWCDGSYLEDQDFWRFSGVGRDCYLYAREKTYIKDIHVTPDLINNYSDGKLDVSLDIFGGASVDLVLTDKKGDVVAKKSVSGSGNKTASIEVADANKWSAELPYLYTLTATLKKGNTVQEVIPLKVGFRKVEMKNAQLLVNGQPILIKGVNRHELDPDGGYVVSKERMIEDIQLMKKFNVNAVRTCHYPDDELWYSLCDEYGIYMVAEANVESHGMGYGDQTLAKNPLFDKAHLERNQRNVQRNYNHPAVIIWSLGNEAGFGPNFEACYKWIKGYDTSRPVQYEQGHGNEFTDTYCPMYLDYKRSEEYCQKEQTKPLIQCEYAHAMGNSMGGFKEYWDLIRKYPLYQGGFIWDFVDQSIRWTNKDGQEIYAYGGDFNAYDGSDNNFLNNGLISPDRVPNPHFYEVGYFYQSIWTKDVDIKAGKIEVSNEYFFRDLSNFYLQWDLVSEGKVVSTGFVNQLDVAPQKTEQIDLGLEIPECLKNSKELFVNVSYKLKKAEQLLSAGYTLAKEQLTVKEWESKAVVISNKKESNQKVSLPEKVDNDYNYLIIKGENFRIDINRHSGFLSRYEVNNTSLLEDGAELKPNFWRAPTDNDYGAQLQQKYRAWHHPKMDLKSFDSSLEDGLVKAVAKYEMPGVKAELVLEYVINNEGAIKVTQKLKANSEEEVSEMFRFGLKMQMPADFDLIEYYGRGPVENYVDRKYSEFVGLYNQTVCEQTYPYIRPQETGTKSDIRYWKQVNKAGFGLEFTSDNLFSASALHYSVDALDDGWDKDQRHMPEVEKTEAVNICIDKMQLGLGCVNSWRALPLKQYRIPYQDYEFTFLIKPIVK
- a CDS encoding glycoside hydrolase family 43 protein, which translates into the protein MTIWNKVLLSAFAFCAISAVNAQDELDSIYHFATSGNPIFTHKYTADPAALVLGDTLWLFTGHDFQGGQKGYNLKDWCVFSTTDLKNWTEYPTPLRAKDFSWDERGQAYAAHTVKKDGKYYWYISTNTSGIGVAVADRLEGPYKDVLGTQLVKRSDCFASTHSWTCIDPAAFIDDDGQAWLFWGNGVCYYAKLKDNMIELDGPVKKIDFEGLEFTEAPWVHKYNGKYYLSYATGFPEKIAYAMADNIEGPYEYKGILNEIAGNSNTNHQSIVEFKGEWYFIYHNGGIQTDGSSYSRSVCVDKLYYNEDGTIKRIVMTTEGVNAVK
- a CDS encoding glycoside hydrolase family 43 protein codes for the protein MMKTHTFLLFILIVLLINSCSIAVDENRYEAYLFAYFEGTGEPKEREQLRFAISNDAIDWIALNENKPILSSAEISLTGGIRDPHILRGDDGKSFYVVATDMFTFKNGWDHNPGIVLLHSKNLTDWEHSFIDLKESYPEKFGNVKWVWAPQTIFDSEKGKYLIYFTVRFNDDLNLDFYCAYANDDFSGFENEPSLMFSPKYGAIDGDIIYKDGMYHMFFKGNTKDERGIEFKNGIRQATSKSLKGPWAEDFTYLDAYADSSIVVEGSSVFKYNNSDEYILMYDLYSSGKYEFQRSTDLYKFTTEPESFTKNFFPRHGSVIGITKKELYRLNEKWGNKQEITN